A window of the Zeugodacus cucurbitae isolate PBARC_wt_2022May chromosome 4, idZeuCucr1.2, whole genome shotgun sequence genome harbors these coding sequences:
- the LOC105212509 gene encoding vacuolar protein sorting-associated protein VTA1 homolog: protein MEFPPCPLTLKQIQHFLKIAQEHDSRDIVVAYWARLYALQIGLKISTQQPDETKLLLGIMDWLETTKKQHAENEAITNEVAAQAHLENYALKLFLYADKQDRESNFGKNVVKAFYSSGVIYDVLQTFGELSEESIHNRKYAKWKAAYIHNCLKNGETPIAGPMPDDDDEFSAAAGAVGGNGGDGSAEGEGDPEITAIPQDPPADEPTGPAPIPDPSPPHSPPPTADEVLNNPNKLPSPPVDEEKPGGFEPYVPQAQPSRIYIPPTPVADLQLTPEQIMKAQKYTKFAGTALNFDDVKTAIDNLQKALKLLTTGEDS, encoded by the exons ATGGAATTTCCACCGTGTCCATTAACTTTAAAACAAATTCAGCATTTTCTGAAGATCGCACAGGAGCATGATTCACGTGATATTGTTGTGGCGTATTGGGCGCGGCTCTACGCACTACAAATTGGCTTAAAAATCTCAACCCAACAACCAGATGAAACCAAATTACTATTGG gAATAATGGATTGGTTGGAAACCACAAAAAAACAACATGCGGAAAATGAAGCCATTACTAACGAGGTAGCCGCACAGGCACATTTGGAAAATTATGCTTTAAAACTATTTCTTTATGCTGATAAACAAGACCGCGAATCGAATTTCGGCAA gaATGTCGTAAAAGCATTTTACTCCAGCGGTGTCATCTACGATGTACTCCAAACATTTGGTGAACTCTCCGAGGAATCTATACACAATCGTAAATATGCCAAATGGAAggcagcatacatacataattgccTCAAAAATGGTGAGACACCAATAGCCGGTCCAATGccagatgatgatgatgagttCTCAGCTGCCGCCGGTGCTGTAGGTGGAAATGGTGGTGATGGCTCAGCTGAAGGTGAAGGTGATCCTGAAATTACTGCTATACCACAAGATCCACCAGCCGATGAGCCAACTGGTCCAGCACCGATACCAGATCCATCACCACCGCACAGCCCTCCACCTACAGCTGATGAGGTACTCAATAATCCAAACAAATTACCAAGTCCACCAGTTGATGAAGAGAAACCTGGTGGCTTCGAGCCTTATGTACCGCAAGCACAGCCAAGTCGAATATACATACCGCCAACACCAGTTGCTGATTTGCAATTAACACCCGAACAAATAATGAAAGCACAGAAATATACGAAATTTGCTGGCACTGCTCTTAATTTTGACGATGTGAAAACAGCAATTGATAATTtacaaaaagctttaaaactgTTAACAACGGGTGAGGATAGTTAA
- the LOC105212508 gene encoding novel acetylcholine receptor chaperone: protein MPASNTIVLKSLSILLGLFFIFVGLLKLTPAISKDLFKDLRTEYVKYAKVFPLATLFGLKVPSKWYRRTVGILEITCGLAMALIPYHKVKNAANVTLLLLMILGVYQHWMVSDPFERSGPALVFTFMLGGRLVVWYQTSRKDSELAAAAQPQTNGVKQD, encoded by the exons ATGCCCGCATCGAATACGATAGTTTTGAAGAGTCTTTCCATACTGCTCGGATTATTCTTCATTTTTGTTGGATTACTTAAATTGACGCCAGCTATTAGCAAGGATCTGTTTAAGGACTTG CGAACAGAATATGTTAAATATGCCAAAGTTTTCCCACTGGCCACTTTGTTTGGCTTGAAAGTACCCTCAAAGTGGTATCGTCGTACTGTTGGTATTCTGGAGATAACTTGCGGTCTGGCTATGGCACTTATTCCATATC ATAAAGTTAAAAATGCTGCCAATGTAACTTTGTTGCTACTGATGATTTTGGGTGTCTATCAACATTGGATGGTCAGTGATCCATTCGAACGATCTGGCCCAGCGCTTGTATTTACATTCATGCTTGGTGGACGACTTGTTGTATGGTATCAG ACAAGTCGGAAAGATAGTGAACTAGCAGCTGCCGCACAACCACAAACGAACGGAGTGAAACAGGATTAA
- the LOC105212510 gene encoding transmembrane protein 182, which translates to MQKSSHIVRQDSQEQLPTTTTHYKVVVPSMKRRTLAGTCGVGVFVIAFVAIVVSFATPNWLASDDRITGAKLNRLGLWVHCFRSLPDVNDDSQRRFFVGCRWVYDPFTTGYDEIRGFLLPAFMIATQFFYTLAFIGALVSCVGVLVFFLCAGPDQKHFVTLIKLIGYVMLGTGVSAAIAVIVFACFGNRNGWMPEHANNWFGWSFVLACVGTVFSLVTGILFLTEQNVQAKKRKQFKESQTRFELVQGKA; encoded by the coding sequence ATGCAAAAATCTTCGCATATCGTACGCCAGGACTCACAAGAACAGTTACCAACCACCACCACACACTACAAAGTAGTTGTTCCATCAATGAAGCGTCGCACATTGGCAGGCACCTGTGGCGTTGGTGTGTTTGTGATTGCATTCGTTGCGATTGTTGTCTCATTCGCCACACCCAATTGGCTGGCAAGTGATGACCGGATAACGGGTGCTAAACTGAATCGCCTAGGATTATGGGTACATTGTTTCCGTTCATTGCCGGATGTGAATGATGACAGCCAACGCCGTTTCTTCGTCGGATGTCGCTGGGTGTATGATCCCTTCACAACGGGCTATGATGAGATTCGTGGATTTTTACTGCCTGCATTCATGATTGCGACACAGTTTTTCTACACACTTGCATTCATTGGAGCGCTCGTATCATGCGTGGGCGTTTTGGTATTCTTCCTCTGCGCTGGACCGGACCAAAAACACTTTGTAACTCTCATAAAGTTAATAGGGTATGTAATGTTGGGCACAGGTGTAAGTGCAgctattgctgttattgttttcgCTTGTTTTGGCAACCGTAATGGCTGGATGCCGGAGCATGCTAACAATTGGTTCGGTTGGTCATTTGTGCTAGCTTGCGTTGGTACAGTATTTTCTTTGGTGACGGGAATACTCTTCCTTACCGAACAAAATGTACAGGCGAAAAAACGCAAGCAATTCAAGGAATCTCAAACACGTTTTGAGTTAGTGCAAGGTAAGGCCTAG
- the LOC105212506 gene encoding uncharacterized protein LOC105212506, whose amino-acid sequence MSLVAYAASSDEDLDYSDEEVSTSKTKTNGGTELVKPVVNGSLETGAISDDEDDYAPTEYATIPNSKMTQSLLLPQPKNVVEVKALEEELEVTPIFAKLPLPKHTVEKNAIIEEEDDEFLHKKAVVPVEEVKPKPVQVAPNKGPVKITIPSLKDFSDVDKDMASKVKNKQMPDGQKKSSLLSMLPQAKSEQNFAKVTTSNISNNTTPQLQKPSSVTKNPFIPDAVKTRRPAYNTENVDGIRKPTKRNKPTEKAKISLVNCSDSDDSGDEPGDFFSLNSEDKLPEVSMNEINAMVAERAVKMANATTKFLKEIEENKQTEEENMEVENERRLAEKRTQQPALDNSALQALAGSSSKRRRREDIQIVDISSAEVLPSREEWMRTALASSTAYQPTGVLVDEEPVAGTRRKHQITYLAHKAKANEAELQAMWSANRQTRKATQSKYGF is encoded by the coding sequence ATGTCTCTAGTTGCATACGCAGCCAGCAGTGATGAGGATTTGGACTACTCCGACGAAGAAGTGTCCACCTCCAAAACTAAAACCAATGGTGGAACTGAATTGGTGAAACCAGTAGTCAATGGTAGCCTCGAGACAGGAGCAATAAGCGATGACGAAGATGATTATGCGCCAACTGAATATGCAACAATTCCAAACAGTAAAATGACACAAAGTCTCCTCTTGCCTCAACCAAAAAATGTGGTTGAAGTAAAAGCACTAGAAGAAGAATTGGAAGTAACGCCAATATTTGCAAAACTTCCATTACCCAAACACACAGTTGAAAAGAATGCAATAATCGAAGAAGAAGATGatgaatttttacataaaaaagccGTAGTACCGGTTGAAGAAGTTAAACCTAAACCTGTGCAAGTGGCACCCAACAAAGGACCTGTAAAAATTACTATACCGTCATTGAAAGATTTCAGTGATGTCGACAAAGATATGGCTAGTAAAGTGAAAAACAAGCAAATGCCCGATGGGCAGAAAAAGTCCAGTTTATTAAGCATGCTACCACAAGCGAAGTCAGAGCAAAATTTTGCCAAAGTTACCACTAGCAACATATCAAATAATACAACACCTCAATTGCAAAAACCGTCATCGGTAACAAAAAATCCATTTATTCCGGATGCTGTCAAAACTCGACGTCCGGCATATAACACCGAAAATGTTGATGGCATAAGGAAACCAACAAAGAGAAACAAGCCCACCGAAAAAGCAAAAATCTCACTGGTCAACTGCAGTGACAGCGACGACAGTGGAGATGAACCCGGTGATTTCTTTTCCCTTAACTCCGAAGACAAACTACCAGAGGTTAGCATGAACGAAATTAATGCTATGGTCGCAGAGCGTGCTGTTAAGATGGCAAATGCTACTACTAAGTTCTTAaaagaaattgaagaaaacaAGCAAACTGAAGAAGAGAATATGGAAGTAGAAAATGAGAGACGTTTGGCAGAAAAACGTACTCAACAACCAGCTTTGGATAATAGTGCTTTACAGGCACTTGCGGGCAGTAGTTCCAAACGcagaagaagagaagacataCAAATTGTGGATATCTCAAGTGCCGAAGTACTACCAAGTAGAGAAGAATGGATGCGTACAGCTTTAGCATCATCTACTGCATACCAACCGACTGGAGTTCTAGTTGATGAAGAACCTGTAGCTGGTACCAGGCGAAAGCATCAAATCACTTATCTGGCACATAAAGCGAAAGCCAATGAAGCCGAATTACAAGCAATGTGGTCTGCGAATCGTCAAACTCGGAAAGCAACGCAAAGCAAATACGGCTTTTAG
- the LOC105212507 gene encoding transmembrane protein 60, whose amino-acid sequence MTLAHRALFTWFIVLVFLILLCLRLDPRTHWSWFVTFIPLWVFDGILIIYVVIKIIRKWRNLKRLKELLIYYQWYICGVLLKIASQLMICLRLEYPQWEISIFVTMIPIWILLSASIVYVFGRLNKIESW is encoded by the coding sequence ATGACTTTAGCACATCGTGCATTGTTTACTTGGTTCATTGTGCTTGTCTTCCTCATCTTGTTATGTCTACGCTTGGATCCACGAACGCATTGGAGTTGGTTTGTTACCTTCATTCCGTTATGGGTATTCGAcggaatattaataatttacgtGGTTATTAAGATTATACGCAAATGGAGAAATTTAAAACGACTCAAAGAGTTGCTTATCTATTACCAGTGGTACATTTGTGGTGTGCTGTTGAAGATCGCTTCACAGCTAATGATCTGTCTTCGTTTAGAATATCCGCAATGGGAGATATCAATATTTGTAACAATGATACCTATATGGATTTTGCTTTCTGCATCAATTGTTTACGTATTTGGGAGACTAAACAAAATTGAATCTTGGTGA